The following are encoded together in the Arcticibacterium luteifluviistationis genome:
- a CDS encoding alpha/beta hydrolase encodes MTWTIAFWILGSYVVLSTLAYFIQDFFIFKPEKLSDDFEFKYDYPFEELNFTISDKVTINGLRFFSEEKEKNGLVIYFHGNTRSIKGWAKYSRDFTVHGYDVLMIDYRGFGKSRGKRSEKAMKEDAQHVYNRLRYDFGILESEIVIYGRSLGSGFAAKLASSNKPKMLILDAPYYSFSNLTSRFLPFLPLTIILRFKIRTDEWLKYCRCPIYIIHGTKDLLIPLRSSVRLSKVAPLNTHLAPIYGGGHNNLPSFPEYHRVLRDILLGEYDEFDKQILGDIGFNT; translated from the coding sequence TTCATTCAAGACTTCTTCATTTTTAAACCTGAGAAACTGTCTGATGACTTTGAGTTTAAATACGACTATCCTTTTGAAGAATTAAACTTCACCATTTCTGACAAAGTCACGATTAATGGACTTCGATTTTTTTCGGAAGAAAAAGAAAAGAATGGCCTAGTCATTTACTTTCATGGAAACACAAGAAGTATCAAAGGTTGGGCGAAATACTCTCGCGACTTTACCGTTCATGGCTACGATGTACTCATGATAGATTATCGTGGTTTTGGAAAAAGCAGAGGAAAACGCTCCGAAAAAGCCATGAAAGAAGATGCACAGCATGTATATAACCGCCTGAGATACGATTTCGGGATATTAGAAAGTGAAATAGTCATCTATGGTCGCTCCTTAGGTTCTGGTTTTGCTGCAAAGCTGGCTTCTTCTAATAAACCCAAAATGCTAATTCTCGATGCTCCTTATTACAGCTTTTCTAATTTGACCAGTCGGTTTCTTCCATTCCTCCCGCTTACTATCATACTTCGCTTTAAAATAAGAACCGACGAATGGCTCAAATACTGCCGATGCCCTATTTACATTATTCATGGCACCAAAGATTTGCTTATACCGCTACGAAGCAGCGTCCGATTATCAAAAGTGGCCCCCTTGAATACACATTTAGCTCCCATATATGGTGGCGGTCATAATAACCTGCCATCCTTTCCCGAATACCACAGAGTACTAAGGGATATCCTACTTGGTGAGTATGACGAATTTGACAAACAAATTTTGGGCGACATAGGCTTTAACACTTAA